The genomic stretch CACCCGGCGATTCGTCGAACAAATCGAGATCCTGCGGCGCGCCTGGAGCGGTGAGCCCTTCTCCTTCGAAGGGGAATTCTTCGTGTTGAAAGACGTCCAGGTCACGCCTCGCGTCGTGCAGCGGCCGCATCCCCCTATCTGGATCGGTGCCATGAGCGAACCTGCCTTGCGCCGCGCCGGACGCCTAGGCACGGGATGGATCTCCGATCCGCTGCACGTCATTCAGGTCATGAGGGCTTGGGCCGATATCTACCGGCAGTCGGCGATCGAGCACGGTCACTCGGATCGAATCGAAATCGTGCTCATCCGCGATGGATGGGTCTCGCATGATCCCCGAGAGATCCGCGAGTTGTGGTGGCCGACTGTTCGAGACTACCATCTGTTCTACAAGCACCTCGGCTTTTTTGAATCCGGTCGCTTCAATGCTCAGTGGGAACCTTGGGTGCGCACGGCTCGCGACGAGGACTGGACCTATGAGCGCGTGGCTCCCAATCGGGTGATCGCTGGGACGCCGGACGAAGTCATCGCCGAGATCGAACGATATCGCCGCGAGGTTGGGTGCGAATATATCGTCTTCTATTTCCGTCATCCGACGGGGCCGGACCATCGCGCGACGATGCGCTGCATCGAGTTATTCGGAAGAGAAGTCATCCCACACTTCCGTCAATGATCGGCGGATCGCGCTGGCAGAGGATCACGAGGAGGGAGTCGTGAAGCTGCATTATCTCCTGGATACACATGCCGGATTCTATAATCGCCCGATCCCGACGCGCGAAGAGGTGAGCGCGTTCATAGATCAACTCTATCGCGAGATCGAGCTGGCCGAGGAAGGGGGATTCGATTCGATCGTCGTCCCCGAGCGACATGGGCGGACTGAGTGTTTCTTCCCTTCCTCATTGGTGTTACTCTCGGTCATCGCGGCTCGAACGAGCCGCATTCGATTGGGGAGCTATATTCTTGTGCTCCCGCTCCATCACCCGATTCACGTGGCTGAACAGGTGGCCATGATTGATCAGGTCTCCCGCGGGCGCGTCATCTTTGGCGTTGCCGCTGGGTACCACTCCGGGTACAGCCGAATGTTCGGCATCCCTCACCACGAACGGGGCGCGCGATTCGAAGAACAGGTCGAGATCATCAAGCTCGCTTGGACCCGGGAGCGGTTCTCTTATCACGGTCGGTACTATCAGTTCGATGAGATCATGCTGACGCCGAAGCCCTATCAGAAGCCGATGCCGGAATGGTGGGTCGGCGGTATGTTCCCGAAGACGATTGCGCGAGCCGGGCGCATTGGCGATGCGTGGTGCAGTGACCCGTTCCCACTAGATCGCCAGGTTTGGCTCGCACAGGTTCAGCTCTATCGAGAGGCTGCGCGCGCGGCCGGTCGTCCCTCGAAGGTCGTCCTCATGCGCGATGGATGGGTGGCGCCCACGCGAGAAGAAGCCGAAGAGGTATTTGGGCGACTCGCCATCGAGGAATGGCTCTTCTATTTCCGCTGGGGCATCCTCACGCATCACCCGGAATTCCAGTCCGAATCCGACTTCACTATCGAGCGCGCCAGTCGCCATTTCATCCTCGGGTCTCCTGAAGAATGCATCCGCCAGATTGAGATGTACGCGCGCGAATATGACGTAGATGAGATCGTCCTTCGCTTCCGGTTGCCCAAAGGGCCTCGGTGGGATCAGGTCTTGCGATGTCTCGCCCTCTTTGGACGCGAGGTCGTGCCGTATTTTCATGGCAAGAGCGCATGACGAAGATCCTCGAACGCAACGTCAACGTGAAGATTTTCGACGATCGAGGGCCAAACCTCCGCGTACAGGGATCGCTCTTGGATGTCGAACACAGCTTTCATCTGGAGCTGATCGTGGAGGTCGAGACCGGACGCATCCTTCAGGCGCGTGCTGAGATGATCAAGCGGCCCTACCCGACGCTTTGTCTGCCGGCTTTGGCGAACGTCGCCCGTCTGGAGGGGGAAGTCATCGGGCGGGGGATCAATCGGCGGATCGCGGAGCTGCTGGGGGGAACGAGTGGTTGCGTCCATCTGGTGGAAATCGCGCAGTCGGCCGTTCGATTCACAGCCACCTATTTGATTGATCGGCGGACCGGCATGAGCGAGGAGGGGTTGGGGAACCTCTCCGAGCAGGAGCACCGCCAGCGATGGCTGCCGTTGCTCAAAAATACTTGCCAAGTCTTTCGCGTAAGTGAGGAGGAGCCGCCCTCGGTCTCCGAGCACGCGTGAGGGTCCGCCTTTTGACCACCCCCTGTACGGGGGGAGAAACCACTACCCGTAGCAGGGAGAAAGGAGGAGAAAATGAGACAGAGCGTGAGTAAATCCACTCGAACATGGGCGTGGCTTTGTGCCCTAGTGGGCATCGTGGTTTTGTCTGCGAATGCCGCTCTCGCTGCACAGACGCCAGCGATGGCGAGCGTGAGCGGCATAGTGACGGACCCGGCAGGGAATGTCGTTGTGGGGGCGCAGGTGAGCGTGCGGAATCTCGATACGGGGGTGAGTCAACGCGTGGAGACAGACGAGAATGGGAGATATCGCGCGATCTCACTTCCGCCGGGGCGATACGAGGTGCGCGTTGAAGCGCGGGGGTTCGCCGTGAGCGTGATCCCCATCGCGTTGACCGTGGGGCAGGCGGCGACTGTGGACATCACATTGAAGGTTGGGGCGGTCGAGGAGATGGTGGAGATCACGGCCCAAGCACCGCTTGTGGAGCCGACGCGGACGGAGATCACGCAGGTGTTGGACGAGCGGCAAGTGCACGCCTTGCCGATCAACACGCGGAATTTCGTGCAGTTGACCCTCATTACGCCCAAGGTCGTTCCGGCCAGTGCCGCCAGCGGACGCGGAGCGTACATGGGCGATCGTTACAAGGAGAATCAGTTCAGTTTCAGTGGGCTACGCTATCAATTCAA from Blastocatellia bacterium encodes the following:
- a CDS encoding LLM class flavin-dependent oxidoreductase codes for the protein MKFGMLVNTQDPPDGARIAALYDEILEEAELAEAVGFDAVFVPEHHMMPDGYLSAPLVLLAAIAARTTRLRVGTSILQLPEWHPIHVAEEVAVLDNISKGRVILGVGLNLVESEFRLFGVERQGVTRRFVEQIEILRRAWSGEPFSFEGEFFVLKDVQVTPRVVQRPHPPIWIGAMSEPALRRAGRLGTGWISDPLHVIQVMRAWADIYRQSAIEHGHSDRIEIVLIRDGWVSHDPREIRELWWPTVRDYHLFYKHLGFFESGRFNAQWEPWVRTARDEDWTYERVAPNRVIAGTPDEVIAEIERYRREVGCEYIVFYFRHPTGPDHRATMRCIELFGREVIPHFRQ
- a CDS encoding LLM class flavin-dependent oxidoreductase; its protein translation is MKLHYLLDTHAGFYNRPIPTREEVSAFIDQLYREIELAEEGGFDSIVVPERHGRTECFFPSSLVLLSVIAARTSRIRLGSYILVLPLHHPIHVAEQVAMIDQVSRGRVIFGVAAGYHSGYSRMFGIPHHERGARFEEQVEIIKLAWTRERFSYHGRYYQFDEIMLTPKPYQKPMPEWWVGGMFPKTIARAGRIGDAWCSDPFPLDRQVWLAQVQLYREAARAAGRPSKVVLMRDGWVAPTREEAEEVFGRLAIEEWLFYFRWGILTHHPEFQSESDFTIERASRHFILGSPEECIRQIEMYAREYDVDEIVLRFRLPKGPRWDQVLRCLALFGREVVPYFHGKSA
- a CDS encoding DUF2889 domain-containing protein; translated protein: MTKILERNVNVKIFDDRGPNLRVQGSLLDVEHSFHLELIVEVETGRILQARAEMIKRPYPTLCLPALANVARLEGEVIGRGINRRIAELLGGTSGCVHLVEIAQSAVRFTATYLIDRRTGMSEEGLGNLSEQEHRQRWLPLLKNTCQVFRVSEEEPPSVSEHA